In Nocardioides conyzicola, one genomic interval encodes:
- a CDS encoding RNA polymerase sigma factor — MVRAQGDELVARARDGDEAAWAELYGDHAERLVVWLRHLHHEDPASDAEDIAAEAWLTAARRVADFEGDRHDFAGWLFGIARNVSRSRYRVSHARRTTPLAADQLEAASGGTGDPAPQVVGADLARRLVATLPEREAQVVACIDVVGLDVAATSLALGISATAVRVAHHRGLRRLRKLVAAGGTAVDVTIGGVSGM; from the coding sequence ATGGTGCGCGCACAGGGAGATGAGCTGGTCGCGCGCGCCCGCGACGGGGACGAGGCGGCCTGGGCCGAGCTGTATGGCGACCACGCGGAGCGCCTCGTGGTCTGGCTGCGCCACCTGCACCACGAGGACCCGGCCTCCGACGCCGAGGACATCGCCGCCGAGGCGTGGCTGACCGCGGCCCGGCGGGTCGCCGACTTCGAGGGCGACCGCCACGACTTCGCCGGGTGGCTCTTCGGGATCGCCCGCAACGTGTCGCGGAGCCGCTACCGCGTGTCCCACGCGCGGCGTACGACGCCGCTGGCCGCCGACCAGCTGGAGGCGGCGTCGGGTGGCACCGGCGATCCGGCGCCGCAGGTCGTCGGCGCGGACCTGGCCCGTCGGCTGGTCGCCACGCTCCCGGAGCGGGAGGCCCAGGTCGTCGCCTGCATCGACGTGGTGGGCCTCGACGTCGCCGCCACCAGCCTGGCGCTGGGCATCAGCGCGACCGCCGTCCGGGTCGCCCACCACCGCGGGCTGCGGCGCCTCCGCAAGCTCGTTGCGGCAGGCGGGACCGCCGTCGATGTAACGATCGGCGGCGTCTCAGGCATGTGA
- a CDS encoding MFS transporter, translating into MTTALARRTDYRLTFLVLCVGVASFSLLQSMVNPVLPTIQAALHTDQATVTWVLTAYLVSASIFTPIIGRVGDKVGKERMLVVALGALAVGSLLAAVAGTIGVLIAARVIQGIGGGVLPLTFGIIRDEFPREKVASAIGMAAALLAVGGGVGLVIAGPLVDALSYHWLFWIPMVMTIVAAVAAAVWVPESPERTPGRINVGTALLMSVWLVALLVGVSQGHHWGWSSGKVIGLFVIAAVMLPVWVIAEARSKEPLIDMQMMRIPTVWTVNLVALLFGMGMYAMFAFVPQFLQTPEVAGYGFGVSVSESGLLLLPQTVATFIGGIAAGRLAARFGSKALLVVGATLTAVGTFGMAFAHGELWMVLIETSILGLAFGLAFAAMSNLVVAAVPQSQTGVASGMNTNIRTVGGAIGSAVIATVVTSSLLPTGVPTESGYTHGFLLLAITSTAAAVVSVLVPVVKAVTHVVPGPQAEAEHDDAVATTTA; encoded by the coding sequence ATGACTACTGCACTCGCCCGCCGGACCGACTACCGCCTCACCTTCCTGGTGCTGTGCGTCGGGGTCGCGTCGTTCTCGCTCCTCCAGTCCATGGTCAACCCGGTGCTGCCCACCATCCAGGCCGCCCTCCACACGGACCAGGCCACGGTGACGTGGGTGCTGACGGCGTACCTCGTGTCCGCCTCGATCTTCACCCCGATCATCGGCCGCGTCGGCGACAAGGTCGGCAAGGAGCGGATGCTGGTCGTCGCGCTCGGCGCGCTGGCCGTCGGCTCGCTGCTGGCCGCCGTGGCCGGCACCATCGGCGTGCTGATCGCCGCCCGGGTCATCCAGGGCATCGGCGGCGGCGTGCTGCCGCTGACCTTCGGCATCATCCGCGACGAGTTCCCCCGCGAGAAGGTCGCCTCGGCGATCGGCATGGCCGCCGCGCTGCTGGCCGTCGGTGGCGGCGTCGGCCTGGTCATCGCCGGACCGCTGGTCGACGCGCTGAGCTACCACTGGCTCTTCTGGATCCCGATGGTGATGACCATCGTCGCCGCCGTCGCCGCGGCCGTGTGGGTCCCCGAGTCGCCCGAGCGCACCCCCGGCCGCATCAACGTCGGTACGGCGCTCCTCATGTCGGTGTGGCTGGTGGCGCTGCTGGTCGGCGTCAGCCAGGGCCACCACTGGGGCTGGTCGTCGGGCAAGGTCATCGGCCTGTTCGTGATCGCCGCCGTCATGCTGCCGGTCTGGGTGATCGCCGAGGCGCGCAGCAAGGAGCCGCTCATCGACATGCAGATGATGCGCATCCCGACCGTGTGGACCGTCAACCTGGTCGCCCTGCTCTTCGGCATGGGCATGTACGCGATGTTCGCATTCGTGCCGCAGTTCCTGCAGACCCCCGAGGTCGCGGGCTACGGCTTCGGCGTCAGCGTGAGCGAGTCCGGGCTGCTGCTGCTGCCCCAGACCGTCGCGACCTTCATCGGTGGCATCGCGGCCGGGCGCCTCGCGGCCCGCTTCGGCTCCAAGGCCCTCCTCGTCGTCGGCGCCACACTGACTGCGGTCGGCACCTTCGGGATGGCCTTCGCGCACGGCGAGCTCTGGATGGTGCTCATCGAGACCTCGATCCTCGGACTGGCCTTCGGCCTCGCGTTCGCCGCGATGTCCAACCTCGTGGTCGCCGCGGTCCCGCAGAGCCAGACCGGCGTCGCGAGCGGCATGAACACCAACATCCGTACCGTCGGCGGCGCGATCGGCTCGGCCGTGATCGCCACCGTGGTCACCAGCAGCCTGCTGCCGACCGGCGTGCCGACCGAGTCCGGCTACACCCACGGCTTCCTGCTGCTCGCGATCACCTCCACGGCCGCGGCCGTGGTCTCCGTGCTGGTCCCGGTCGTGAAGGCCGTGACGCACGTCGTGCCCGGCCCCCAGGCGGAGGCCGAGCACGACGACGCGGTGGCGACGACTACCGCTTGA
- the rlmC gene encoding 23S rRNA (uracil(747)-C(5))-methyltransferase RlmC — protein sequence MSLDQLCHHFDAGRCRSCSWLGLPYGVQLVDKQRQVAALVEAPWEPAVASAQLGFRNKAKMVVSGSVDDPTLGILNPAGGGTDLRDCPLHTAGIRAALPVLADFVRTAALTPYDVPGRRGELKHLIVTESPDGELMVRCVLRSQEPVARIRKHLPALRAALPALVVASVNIQPEHKAILEGDHEIVLTEQETLRMRVAGLDLHLRPQSFFQTNTAMAAELYQRARAWTADLAPASVWDLYSGVGGFALSLARAGVAVTGIEVSREAVASANLTAADSGLADVRFEVGDATAYALGSGAPPDLVVVNPPRRGIGPELSGWLESSGVEHVLYSSCNAVSLAKDLAAMPSLRPVRGQLLDMFPNTGHYEVLALLRRR from the coding sequence ATGTCACTCGACCAGCTCTGCCACCACTTCGACGCCGGACGCTGCCGGTCGTGCAGCTGGCTCGGGCTGCCGTACGGCGTGCAGCTGGTCGACAAGCAGCGCCAGGTGGCCGCGCTCGTGGAGGCGCCCTGGGAGCCGGCGGTCGCGAGCGCGCAGCTCGGCTTCCGCAACAAGGCGAAGATGGTCGTCAGCGGATCGGTGGACGACCCGACGCTCGGCATCCTCAACCCTGCCGGTGGCGGCACCGACCTGCGCGACTGCCCGCTGCACACCGCCGGGATCCGGGCGGCCCTCCCCGTGCTGGCCGACTTCGTGCGGACGGCCGCGCTCACGCCGTACGACGTGCCGGGCAGGCGGGGCGAGCTCAAGCACCTGATCGTCACGGAGTCGCCCGACGGCGAGCTCATGGTCCGCTGCGTGCTGCGCTCCCAGGAGCCGGTGGCGCGGATCCGCAAGCACCTGCCCGCCCTCCGGGCGGCGCTGCCGGCCCTGGTCGTGGCGTCGGTCAACATCCAGCCCGAGCACAAGGCGATCCTCGAGGGCGACCACGAGATCGTGCTGACCGAGCAGGAGACGCTGCGGATGCGGGTCGCCGGGCTGGACCTGCACCTGCGGCCGCAGAGCTTCTTCCAGACCAACACGGCGATGGCGGCCGAGCTCTACCAGCGGGCCCGGGCCTGGACGGCCGACCTCGCACCGGCCTCGGTGTGGGACCTCTACTCCGGCGTCGGCGGCTTCGCCCTGTCGCTCGCGCGGGCTGGCGTGGCGGTGACCGGCATCGAGGTCAGCCGGGAGGCGGTCGCGAGCGCGAACCTGACGGCGGCGGACTCCGGGCTCGCCGACGTGCGCTTCGAGGTCGGCGACGCGACGGCGTACGCGCTCGGCTCCGGCGCCCCTCCGGACCTCGTGGTGGTCAACCCGCCTCGTCGCGGGATCGGGCCGGAGCTCAGCGGCTGGCTGGAGTCGTCCGGCGTGGAGCACGTCCTCTACTCGAGCTGCAACGCCGTCAGCCTGGCCAAGGACCTCGCCGCGATGCCGTCGCTGCGACCGGTGCGCGGGCAGCTGCTGGACATGTTCCCCAACACCGGGCACTACGAGGTGCTCGCCCTGCTGCGGCGCCGATGA
- a CDS encoding methyltransferase domain-containing protein, with protein MSEVSGTSFTLGTAFRPGTVDADAVHAMVSVLDAQDAAPSIERLRAWALAGADVRRGDTCVDIGSGTGTMTRRLARLAGPDARVLGIEPNAMLRRVAEERCASHGVEVEFCQGLATELPLPDESVDVVWCERVLQHVPDAQAAVVEIARVLRPGGRALLLDSDHASRVESDIDPVVGRAMLDAFMSQIANPTAARHLPRQAMTAGLHVDPDVGSSALVYPQDVLMGSHMSRLAADQAVTDGTITPAQAEETLRTQSAAADAGWAFSAITVFGFVCRKD; from the coding sequence ATGAGTGAGGTCAGCGGCACGTCGTTCACGCTGGGCACGGCCTTCCGGCCGGGGACCGTGGATGCGGACGCCGTGCACGCCATGGTCAGCGTGCTCGACGCCCAGGATGCCGCGCCGTCGATCGAGCGGCTGCGGGCGTGGGCGCTGGCGGGTGCCGACGTACGCCGGGGCGACACCTGTGTCGACATCGGGAGCGGCACCGGGACGATGACCCGCCGCCTGGCGCGGCTGGCGGGACCGGACGCCCGGGTGCTCGGCATCGAGCCCAACGCGATGCTGCGGCGGGTGGCGGAGGAGCGCTGCGCGTCCCACGGGGTCGAGGTCGAGTTCTGCCAGGGGCTGGCCACCGAGCTCCCCCTGCCCGACGAGAGCGTCGACGTCGTCTGGTGCGAGCGGGTGCTCCAGCACGTGCCCGACGCCCAGGCCGCGGTGGTCGAGATCGCGCGGGTGCTGCGGCCGGGCGGACGCGCGCTGCTGCTCGACTCCGACCACGCCTCGCGGGTGGAGTCGGACATCGACCCGGTTGTCGGCCGCGCGATGCTCGACGCCTTCATGTCCCAGATCGCCAACCCGACGGCTGCGCGGCACCTGCCGCGCCAGGCGATGACCGCCGGGCTGCACGTCGATCCCGACGTCGGCTCGTCGGCGCTGGTCTATCCGCAGGACGTGCTCATGGGCTCGCACATGTCCCGGCTCGCCGCCGACCAGGCGGTGACCGACGGGACCATCACGCCCGCGCAGGCCGAGGAGACACTGCGCACCCAGTCCGCCGCGGCCGATGCGGGCTGGGCCTTCTCGGCGATCACGGTCTTCGGGTTCGTGTGCCGCAAGGACTAG
- a CDS encoding TraR/DksA family transcriptional regulator: MSARDRLAEERRRTTQRLAELRGDYRGFVEASKDTNADDEHDPEGATIAFERSQVGALVRQAETHLTEIDAALGRLDDGTYGVCAVCGQPIPAARLEVRPTATTCVGCATSAAT; encoded by the coding sequence ATGAGCGCCCGGGACCGGCTGGCCGAGGAGCGGCGACGGACCACGCAACGGCTGGCCGAGCTGCGGGGCGACTACCGCGGCTTCGTCGAGGCGTCCAAGGACACCAACGCCGACGACGAGCACGATCCCGAGGGTGCGACGATCGCCTTCGAGCGGTCGCAGGTGGGCGCCCTGGTGCGCCAGGCCGAGACCCACCTGACCGAGATCGACGCGGCCCTGGGTCGCCTCGACGACGGTACGTACGGCGTCTGCGCGGTCTGCGGGCAGCCGATCCCGGCGGCGCGGCTGGAGGTGCGACCCACGGCCACGACCTGCGTCGGGTGCGCTACTTCGGCGGCAACGTAG
- a CDS encoding NAD(P)/FAD-dependent oxidoreductase, producing MTRPRVVVAGLGDSGLLTAIHLARYVDVVGISAKSALVSGQELGTRLARPDQWARDYYVPFDRYRRLDGARTVHGTLTGVDLEARTVGVRLASGSASEEAYDVLVVSTGVTNGFWRRPDLQSADEVEASLDAAHQQLAAASSINVVGGGAAAVSTAANLATTWPDKLVALYFPGDRPLPRHHPAVWTTVERRLADRGVALHAGHRAVVPDGFACDRITTEPVEWSTGQPAAAADATVWAIGRVRPNTGWLPPELLDDDGFVRVSPDLRVVGTDDVFAIGDVAATDPIRSSARNRADKLLAKNIRAHLAGKPLGEFKAPRGRWGSVLGVQDNGLEVFAPNGKAFRFPAWSIDSVLQPWIVRRGIYGGVRRP from the coding sequence ATGACCCGCCCCCGGGTCGTCGTCGCCGGCCTCGGGGACAGCGGCCTGCTGACCGCGATCCACCTGGCCCGGTACGTCGACGTCGTCGGCATCTCGGCCAAGTCCGCCCTGGTCAGCGGCCAGGAGCTCGGCACCCGCCTGGCCCGGCCCGACCAGTGGGCGCGCGACTACTACGTCCCGTTCGACCGCTACCGCCGGCTCGACGGCGCGCGGACCGTGCACGGCACGCTCACCGGCGTCGACCTGGAGGCCCGCACGGTCGGCGTACGCCTCGCCAGCGGCAGCGCGTCCGAGGAGGCGTACGACGTCCTCGTCGTCTCCACCGGCGTCACCAACGGCTTCTGGCGTCGGCCGGACCTCCAGTCGGCCGACGAGGTCGAGGCCTCGCTGGACGCCGCCCACCAGCAGCTCGCGGCGGCCTCCTCGATCAACGTCGTGGGTGGCGGCGCGGCGGCCGTCAGCACGGCCGCCAACCTCGCGACGACCTGGCCCGACAAGCTGGTCGCCCTCTACTTCCCCGGCGACCGGCCGCTGCCCCGGCACCACCCGGCCGTCTGGACCACGGTCGAGCGCCGGCTCGCCGACCGGGGGGTCGCGCTGCACGCCGGCCACCGCGCCGTCGTACCCGACGGGTTCGCGTGCGACCGGATCACCACCGAGCCCGTCGAGTGGAGCACCGGCCAGCCGGCCGCGGCCGCCGACGCCACCGTCTGGGCGATCGGCCGGGTCCGGCCCAACACCGGCTGGCTCCCCCCGGAGCTGCTCGACGACGACGGCTTCGTCCGGGTCTCCCCCGACCTCCGGGTGGTCGGCACGGACGACGTCTTCGCCATCGGCGACGTCGCCGCGACCGACCCGATCCGCTCGTCGGCGCGAAACCGCGCCGACAAGCTGCTCGCGAAGAACATCCGGGCGCACCTCGCCGGCAAGCCGCTCGGGGAGTTCAAGGCACCCCGCGGTCGCTGGGGGTCGGTGCTCGGCGTCCAGGACAACGGCCTGGAGGTCTTCGCCCCCAATGGCAAGGCGTTCCGCTTCCCGGCCTGGTCGATCGACAGCGTGCTCCAGCCGTGGATCGTGCGCCGCGGCATCTACGGCGGGGTCCGCCGTCCCTGA
- a CDS encoding aldo/keto reductase has product MEQRTLSKSKISVVALGTWQLGADWGDVSEDDALAVLEASVDAGVTFFDTADVYGDGRSEQVIGKFLKSHDGITVATKMGRRMDQVPENYSLDNFRAWTDRSRRNLGVDTLDLVQLHCPPSATVDADATYDALDTLVDEGAIAAYGLSVETCDQALSAIARPHVASIQIILNAFRLKPLDEVLPAAQEAGVAIIARVPLASGLLSGKYDEQTTFAADDHRTYNRDGSAFDVGETFAGVDFETGVRAAREFSALIDEVGPTGLTPAQVALAWTWQQPGVTTVIPGARNAEQARANAAAGDADPLPAALLDGVRRIYDEHFRAAVHHRW; this is encoded by the coding sequence ATGGAGCAGCGCACCCTGAGCAAGAGCAAGATCTCCGTCGTCGCCCTCGGCACCTGGCAGCTCGGCGCGGACTGGGGTGACGTCTCCGAGGACGACGCCCTCGCGGTCCTGGAGGCGTCGGTCGACGCGGGGGTGACCTTCTTCGACACCGCCGACGTGTACGGCGACGGGCGCAGCGAGCAGGTCATCGGCAAGTTCCTGAAGTCCCACGACGGGATCACGGTCGCCACCAAGATGGGCCGCCGGATGGACCAGGTGCCTGAGAACTACTCCCTCGACAACTTCCGCGCCTGGACCGACCGGTCCCGGCGCAACCTCGGCGTCGACACCCTCGACCTGGTGCAGCTGCACTGCCCGCCGAGCGCGACCGTGGACGCGGACGCGACGTACGACGCCCTGGACACGCTGGTCGACGAGGGGGCGATCGCGGCGTACGGGCTCAGCGTCGAGACCTGCGACCAGGCGCTGTCGGCGATCGCTCGGCCGCACGTGGCCTCGATCCAGATCATCCTCAACGCGTTCCGGCTCAAGCCGCTGGATGAGGTCCTGCCGGCGGCCCAGGAGGCCGGCGTCGCGATCATCGCTCGGGTCCCGCTGGCGTCCGGGCTGCTGTCGGGCAAGTACGACGAGCAGACGACCTTCGCCGCCGACGACCACCGGACCTACAACCGCGACGGCAGCGCGTTCGACGTGGGGGAGACGTTCGCGGGCGTGGACTTCGAGACCGGGGTCCGGGCGGCTCGCGAGTTCTCGGCGCTCATCGACGAGGTCGGCCCGACGGGCCTCACCCCGGCCCAGGTCGCGCTCGCATGGACGTGGCAGCAGCCCGGCGTGACGACCGTGATCCCGGGGGCCCGCAACGCCGAGCAGGCCCGCGCCAACGCGGCGGCCGGCGACGCGGACCCGCTGCCCGCGGCGCTGCTCGACGGCGTCCGCCGCATCTATGACGAGCACTTCCGGGCAGCGGTGCACCACCGCTGGTGA
- a CDS encoding alpha/beta hydrolase, with the protein MNRRISGVLAAAATLGLALGLAATGVATAAPHHAKPHHAKHHGHPGYTPPPIAWGECPTASLRNAGATCGMLTVPLDYAKPRGEKIQLAVSKIAHKTSDAAAQGPMLVNPGGPGGSGLGLARLGAFVPNGGGDPYDWIGFDPRGVGRSVPSLSCDPDYFAPGRPAYVPDHRGVREFWWAKSSAYADDCAAAGGKLLRHTHTTDWVQDMDTIRKALGAKKINFYGFSYGTYLAQVYATKYPDRVRRFVLDGVVNPTDVWYDANLEQEKQFDKNINTYFDWIADNDAAYGLGTDGDAVRDLYYDVLDQLTDHPEADFGAADWNDVFVGAAYYVYDWDAVAHVLVAAADGDLGPAKEYYGDPTGPGSDNTFANYLAVQCTDAPWPSKWKTWEKDAWRIHSYAPFLAWNNTWYNTPCLDWAAPSARPVDVKGKSAPPILLISETEDSATPYAGALEVRKRFPRSVLIEGVGGTTHAGSLSGVACTDDKIAAYLLTGALPTRVRGNRSDAQCEPVPPPEATSPTATARRSAAAQDRLGSLRDLITAAQLKR; encoded by the coding sequence GTGAACCGACGCATCTCGGGCGTCCTCGCTGCGGCCGCCACCCTCGGGCTCGCGCTGGGGCTCGCCGCCACCGGCGTCGCCACCGCGGCCCCGCACCACGCGAAGCCCCACCACGCCAAGCATCACGGGCACCCCGGCTACACCCCGCCGCCGATCGCGTGGGGCGAGTGCCCGACGGCCAGCCTGCGCAACGCGGGCGCGACCTGCGGGATGCTCACCGTCCCGCTCGACTACGCGAAGCCGCGCGGCGAGAAGATCCAGCTCGCGGTCTCGAAGATCGCGCACAAGACCTCCGACGCCGCCGCCCAGGGCCCGATGCTGGTCAACCCCGGCGGTCCCGGAGGCTCCGGGCTCGGGCTGGCCCGGCTCGGGGCGTTCGTGCCGAACGGCGGCGGTGACCCCTACGACTGGATCGGCTTCGACCCGCGCGGCGTCGGCCGCAGCGTGCCGTCGCTGAGCTGCGATCCCGACTACTTCGCCCCCGGGCGCCCGGCGTACGTGCCGGACCACCGCGGGGTCCGTGAGTTCTGGTGGGCCAAGTCCTCGGCGTACGCCGACGACTGCGCCGCCGCCGGCGGCAAGCTCCTGCGCCACACCCACACCACCGACTGGGTGCAGGACATGGACACGATCCGCAAGGCGCTCGGCGCGAAGAAGATCAACTTCTACGGCTTCTCCTACGGCACCTACCTGGCGCAGGTCTACGCGACGAAGTACCCCGACCGGGTGCGCCGCTTCGTGCTCGACGGCGTGGTCAACCCGACCGACGTCTGGTACGACGCCAACCTCGAGCAGGAGAAGCAGTTCGACAAGAACATCAACACCTACTTCGACTGGATCGCCGACAACGACGCGGCGTACGGCCTCGGCACCGACGGTGACGCCGTGCGCGACCTCTACTACGACGTGCTCGACCAGCTGACCGACCACCCGGAGGCCGACTTCGGTGCGGCCGACTGGAACGACGTCTTCGTGGGCGCCGCCTACTACGTCTACGACTGGGACGCCGTCGCGCACGTGCTCGTGGCGGCAGCGGATGGGGACCTCGGTCCGGCCAAGGAGTACTACGGCGACCCGACCGGGCCCGGCTCGGACAACACCTTCGCCAACTACCTCGCGGTGCAGTGCACCGACGCGCCGTGGCCGTCGAAGTGGAAGACCTGGGAGAAGGACGCGTGGCGGATCCACTCGTACGCGCCGTTCCTCGCCTGGAACAACACCTGGTACAACACGCCGTGCCTCGACTGGGCGGCCCCGTCCGCCCGGCCGGTGGACGTGAAGGGCAAGAGCGCGCCGCCGATCCTGCTGATCTCGGAGACCGAGGACTCGGCGACGCCGTACGCCGGCGCGCTGGAGGTGCGCAAGCGCTTCCCGCGCTCGGTGCTGATCGAGGGCGTGGGCGGTACGACGCACGCGGGGTCGCTGTCCGGCGTCGCCTGCACCGACGACAAGATCGCCGCCTACCTGCTCACCGGTGCGCTGCCGACGCGGGTGCGCGGCAACCGTTCCGACGCGCAGTGTGAGCCGGTGCCGCCGCCGGAGGCGACGTCACCGACCGCGACCGCGCGCAGGTCGGCCGCGGCTCAGGACCGGCTCGGCTCGCTCCGGGACCTGATCACGGCGGCCCAGCTCAAGCGGTAG
- a CDS encoding DUF1295 domain-containing protein, producing the protein MSKAASLTRVGLAYVLAIAVGAAWLYLGPDTDHLWLDGLIADVLATLVIFVFSRIHHNSSFYDAYWSVLPPLLAIYWWSESTPDVNDLRAWLVIGVILVWAVRLTGNWIYAFPGFPHEDWRYPLLKDGKGSMEPLVDLFAIHVVPTLQVFLGMVPVYVAVTRTGRDVGWLDIVAVVVGLGSVALTYTADLQMYRFARTKQPGQAMDQGLWGWSRHPNYLGEIGFWLSLGIFGLATSPSDWWWVFVGALAMVALFLGASIPMMEERSLERRPSYQDVIDRVPKLLPRPPR; encoded by the coding sequence GTGAGCAAAGCTGCGTCGCTGACGCGAGTCGGCCTGGCCTACGTCCTCGCGATCGCCGTCGGCGCCGCCTGGCTGTACCTCGGCCCGGACACCGACCACCTGTGGCTGGACGGCCTGATCGCCGACGTCCTGGCGACGCTCGTGATCTTCGTCTTCAGCCGCATCCACCACAACTCGAGCTTCTACGACGCCTACTGGAGCGTGCTCCCGCCGCTGCTGGCGATCTACTGGTGGAGCGAGAGCACACCGGACGTCAACGACCTGCGCGCCTGGCTGGTCATCGGCGTGATCCTCGTCTGGGCGGTCCGGCTCACCGGCAACTGGATCTATGCGTTCCCGGGCTTCCCGCACGAGGACTGGCGCTACCCGCTGCTGAAGGACGGCAAGGGCAGCATGGAGCCGCTGGTCGACCTCTTCGCGATCCACGTGGTCCCGACGTTGCAGGTCTTCCTCGGGATGGTGCCGGTGTACGTCGCGGTCACCCGCACCGGCCGCGACGTCGGCTGGCTGGACATCGTGGCCGTCGTCGTCGGCCTCGGATCGGTGGCGCTCACGTACACCGCCGACCTGCAGATGTACCGGTTCGCCCGCACCAAGCAGCCCGGCCAGGCGATGGACCAGGGCTTGTGGGGCTGGTCGCGCCACCCCAACTACCTCGGTGAGATCGGCTTCTGGCTCTCGCTGGGCATCTTCGGCCTAGCGACCTCCCCGTCCGACTGGTGGTGGGTCTTCGTCGGCGCGCTTGCCATGGTCGCGCTCTTCCTCGGCGCGAGCATCCCGATGATGGAGGAGCGCAGCCTCGAGCGCCGCCCCAGCTACCAGGACGTCATCGACCGGGTGCCCAAGCTGCTGCCCCGGCCACCGCGATGA
- a CDS encoding ATP-binding protein produces MSCTGGSTSSHSTRLSTRMALEPSAQTGSLARRELRQLLDTAQVDRDISDTAVLLATELVTNAVEHGRGSAYLDAAVRDRAIRLEVSDSSTVVPRPNTGVSELDERGRGLILIDALASRWGVLPRPDGKTVWCELDIA; encoded by the coding sequence ATGAGCTGCACCGGTGGGTCGACGTCGAGCCACTCGACGCGACTGTCGACGCGGATGGCCCTCGAGCCGTCGGCGCAGACCGGGTCGCTCGCTCGTCGAGAGCTGCGCCAGCTGCTCGACACCGCGCAGGTCGACCGGGACATCAGCGACACCGCTGTCCTCCTGGCCACCGAGCTCGTCACCAACGCTGTCGAGCACGGCCGCGGCTCGGCGTACCTCGATGCCGCCGTCCGGGACCGGGCCATCCGGCTCGAGGTCAGCGACAGCAGCACCGTCGTGCCCCGGCCCAACACCGGCGTCTCGGAGCTCGATGAGCGCGGTCGCGGGCTGATCCTCATCGACGCGCTCGCCTCGCGCTGGGGCGTCCTCCCCCGCCCGGACGGCAAGACCGTCTGGTGCGAGCTCGACATCGCCTGA
- a CDS encoding TfoX/Sxy family protein: protein MAYDEKLADQLREIAAGVPGVSERKMFGGLAFLVEGNMAVAASKEGGLLLRVPPERTDELLAEPHTDAFVMRERSMTGWLRVDPPGVATYADVERWAGIGLDYAATLPPK, encoded by the coding sequence ATGGCGTACGACGAGAAGCTGGCCGACCAGCTGCGCGAGATCGCGGCCGGCGTGCCGGGTGTCAGCGAGCGGAAGATGTTCGGCGGGCTGGCCTTCCTGGTCGAGGGCAACATGGCCGTCGCCGCCAGCAAGGAGGGCGGGCTGCTGCTCCGGGTCCCGCCCGAGCGCACCGACGAGCTGCTGGCCGAGCCGCACACCGACGCGTTCGTCATGCGCGAGCGGTCGATGACCGGGTGGCTGCGGGTCGACCCGCCCGGCGTCGCGACGTACGCCGACGTGGAGCGCTGGGCCGGGATCGGGCTCGACTACGCCGCTACGTTGCCGCCGAAGTAG